One genomic window of Niveibacterium sp. SC-1 includes the following:
- a CDS encoding transglutaminase-like cysteine peptidase, producing MHAVFVLAALCCALLAWAANDAQMIEGAAQRYGAGGAAAVREWRALVAGLPGRAEAQQLRSVNDFFNRRIRFADDQEIWNQADYWATPIETLGRGAGDCEDFALAKYFSLREAGVDAAKLRLIYVRARIGGPESSITQAHMVLGYYATPDGEPEVLDNLIGEIRPASRRPDLTPVFSFNSEGVYASGSVSSIERLTRWKGLLLRMRSEGYAPQ from the coding sequence ATGCACGCCGTGTTTGTGCTGGCGGCCCTGTGCTGTGCGCTGCTCGCGTGGGCGGCGAACGACGCGCAGATGATCGAGGGCGCCGCGCAGCGCTACGGGGCCGGCGGGGCTGCGGCCGTACGCGAGTGGCGCGCCCTGGTGGCCGGTCTTCCCGGCAGGGCCGAGGCGCAGCAGCTGCGTAGCGTCAATGACTTCTTCAATCGACGGATACGCTTCGCCGACGATCAGGAGATCTGGAACCAGGCCGACTACTGGGCCACGCCGATCGAGACCCTGGGGCGTGGCGCCGGCGACTGCGAAGACTTCGCCCTGGCCAAGTACTTCAGCCTGCGCGAAGCCGGCGTGGACGCCGCGAAGCTGCGGCTCATCTATGTGCGTGCGCGCATCGGCGGGCCCGAGAGCAGCATCACACAGGCGCACATGGTGCTTGGCTACTACGCCACGCCTGACGGCGAGCCAGAGGTGCTCGACAACCTGATTGGCGAGATCCGGCCCGCTTCGCGCCGCCCGGACCTGACGCCCGTTTTCAGTTTCAACAGCGAGGGCGTGTACGCCAGCGGCTCGGTCAGCTCGATCGAACGGCTCACGCGCTGGAAGGGGCTGCTGCTGCGCATGCGCTCCGAAGGCTACGCCCCGCAATAG
- a CDS encoding EAL domain-containing protein, which yields MSLLRQLWIVALAACALAFAGSFAVSLITARSYLQQQLLAQATDGAAALALSMSQQAKDEATAELMVSALFDSGHYARIRYEDARGKTVAERVSETSASDAPAWFTGLLRLDPQPGTALVNRGWNQAGRVTLVPQVRFAYEALWQGALQLCVVMAGLALILGLSLSVLVRWLRGPLNEMVAQAEAIGERRFVTMREPKVRELRSAVRALNLMVDRVRVMFGEQAARIEDLRTEANRDPLTSLPNRGFFLGRLRSELQDEDAAPTGALALVRIAGLADLNRRLGRERTDALLRSTADVLREVADGEAEHFLARLNGADFAWLMPGADPDTASRLAASAARALEALHRHGHADRSPVGFVGVALFHRGDELGHVMARADAALMRAERGEDAEPVISAYDTPLVARTQEEWRSLLQAALAARDFALAGFPVAHIDGRAWHEEAMMRMRAPDDGAPWTAGQFMPAADRLGMTVALDLLAVELALQRLHHVTGPIAVNLSPISLTDLQFREGLQRRLAASPAMARRLWVEVSERGLDQGLSGLAAVAPILSQHGCKLGIEHFGRHFSAIPRLYAQRVDYLKVDGSFVAGIEENAGNQRLIKAIVDVARGLDIQVLAERVSTTAEWQTLAELGVAGVTGPAVTERLRPS from the coding sequence ATGTCATTGCTCCGCCAGCTCTGGATCGTTGCCCTCGCCGCGTGCGCGCTCGCCTTCGCGGGCAGCTTCGCGGTGAGCCTCATCACCGCGCGCAGCTACCTCCAGCAGCAACTGCTGGCCCAGGCCACGGACGGCGCGGCGGCGCTGGCGCTCTCGATGTCGCAGCAAGCCAAGGACGAGGCCACCGCCGAGCTGATGGTGAGCGCGCTCTTCGACTCCGGCCACTACGCGCGCATCCGCTACGAAGACGCGCGCGGCAAGACCGTGGCCGAGCGGGTGAGCGAGACCTCCGCGAGCGACGCGCCCGCCTGGTTCACCGGCCTCCTACGGCTGGACCCGCAGCCCGGCACCGCCCTGGTCAACCGCGGCTGGAACCAGGCCGGTCGCGTGACCCTGGTGCCGCAGGTGCGCTTCGCCTATGAGGCGCTGTGGCAGGGCGCGCTCCAGCTTTGCGTCGTCATGGCCGGCCTCGCGCTGATCCTCGGCTTGAGTCTCAGCGTGCTGGTGCGCTGGCTGCGCGGACCACTCAACGAAATGGTCGCGCAGGCCGAGGCGATCGGCGAGCGTCGCTTCGTCACCATGCGCGAGCCCAAGGTGCGCGAGCTACGCTCGGCCGTGCGCGCGCTCAACCTCATGGTCGACCGGGTGCGCGTGATGTTCGGCGAACAGGCCGCGCGCATCGAGGACCTGCGCACCGAGGCCAACCGCGATCCGCTGACTTCCTTGCCCAACCGCGGCTTCTTCCTTGGTCGCCTGCGCAGCGAGCTGCAGGACGAAGACGCCGCGCCCACCGGCGCCCTGGCCCTGGTGCGCATCGCCGGGCTTGCCGATCTGAACCGTCGCCTCGGGCGCGAGCGTACCGACGCGCTCCTGCGCTCGACCGCGGACGTCCTGCGCGAGGTGGCCGACGGCGAGGCCGAACACTTCCTCGCGCGGCTCAACGGTGCGGACTTCGCCTGGTTGATGCCCGGCGCCGACCCCGACACCGCGAGCAGGCTTGCGGCGTCGGCCGCCCGCGCCCTCGAGGCCCTGCATCGTCACGGCCATGCCGACCGCAGCCCGGTGGGCTTCGTCGGCGTGGCGCTCTTCCATCGTGGAGACGAACTCGGCCATGTGATGGCCCGCGCCGACGCGGCCTTGATGCGCGCCGAGCGGGGCGAGGATGCGGAGCCGGTGATCAGCGCCTACGACACGCCTCTGGTGGCCCGCACCCAGGAGGAGTGGCGCAGCCTCCTGCAAGCCGCGCTGGCAGCGCGCGACTTTGCTCTGGCGGGATTCCCGGTCGCGCATATCGACGGCCGCGCCTGGCATGAAGAGGCAATGATGCGCATGCGCGCGCCGGACGACGGCGCACCCTGGACCGCCGGCCAGTTCATGCCCGCGGCCGATCGGCTCGGCATGACGGTGGCGCTGGATCTGCTCGCCGTGGAGCTTGCGCTGCAGCGCCTGCACCATGTCACCGGCCCGATCGCGGTGAATCTCTCGCCGATCTCGCTGACCGACCTGCAGTTCCGCGAAGGGCTGCAGCGCCGTCTTGCCGCGTCGCCCGCGATGGCGCGACGCTTGTGGGTGGAGGTTTCGGAGCGGGGCCTCGACCAGGGGCTCTCCGGCCTGGCGGCCGTTGCGCCCATCCTGTCGCAGCACGGCTGCAAGCTCGGCATCGAACACTTTGGCCGCCACTTCTCGGCCATCCCGCGGCTCTACGCGCAACGAGTGGACTACCTCAAGGTGGACGGCAGCTTCGTCGCCGGCATCGAGGAGAACGCCGGCAACCAGCGCCTCATCAAGGCGATCGTCGATGTCGCGCGCGGCCTGGACATCCAGGTCCTGGCCGAGCGCGTGAGCACGACCGCCGAATGGCAGACGCTGGCGGAACTGGGCGTGGCCGGCGTGACCGGGCCGGCGGTGACGGAGCGCCTGCGGCCGAGCTGA